DNA sequence from the Aliidongia dinghuensis genome:
CTCGCCGATCCTCGCGATGGCGTTTGCCGCCAAGCGTATCGTTTGCTTAGGCGGCGGCTCGACAACGTCGATGCCGACCGTCTGAGCGAGCTCTGGCGTCGCGCGCCGTCGGACGTTTCGCGAGTGGTCTTGGCGAAGGCAATGCTTCGGCTACCGCCGTGGACTGCACTGGGAGTGCTTTTGGAAGCAACTTCCGCAGGAGCTGAACCGCGGCCGGAGATCATTTCGGCGCTCGAAGCATGGCGTCCTGAGCACCGGAAGCACTACGCGCCGGACCGGCTTAGCGACGTTGCCCGCGCTAGGTTGCATGATGCCGTTCGTTCGGTTGGCGGGAAGCTACCGCTTGCCGTGACGGCACGCCTCGAAACTCTACTGAGCTAATCTCGACGTCCTGAGAGGGTATGGACCGCCGCTGACCGCGCGGACTCAAACATGGGTTCCGCGCTGTTCTCTATTCTCGCAAACTAGTAAGTTTGGTATGTTTGTTAGCTTAGTTAGAAGCGGAGACCAAGTATGGGACGCCCACAGGAAGTTTCCGACCAGGAGATCATCGACGCCGGACTTGCGATCGAGCGTGATGCCGGTCGTCCGGCGCGTCCCGACGCCATTCGCGTCCGGCTTGGCGGGCGGGGCAACGCTGGGCGCATTCGGCGTGTCTGGGAGGAATTCGTCACGCGGCGGGAGCAGGAGGCCGAGCGCAACCGAGATCCCAGCAGGGCTCTCTCTCCGGCAATGATGGCGTTCATGACCGCCGACCTGGAGCAACGGAAGACCGAAGACACTCGGCGCTTCATGTCGATATATCGGGCCGCCGAAGAAGATTTGGCTGCGCGATTTGCTGCGGAGCGAGAGTCTGTCCAGACTGAAATGGCGGCGCTCAAGGGGCGCCTGGACGAAGCCTATGAGGAGAATGCTTCGCTCGAAACACAAAGCTCCGACCTCAGGAAGCTCGTGGCCGAAGCGAACAATGCGCAGAAGGCCGAGCAGAAACGAGCAAGCACAATGGAAGCCCACTCGAAAAGGCTGAGGGAGGAGCTTGCCAATACGAAAGGCCAGTTGGAGCGTACGCGGTCAGATCTGACGGAGGTCAAAACCGAACTCGCCAAA
Encoded proteins:
- a CDS encoding DNA-binding protein → MGRPQEVSDQEIIDAGLAIERDAGRPARPDAIRVRLGGRGNAGRIRRVWEEFVTRREQEAERNRDPSRALSPAMMAFMTADLEQRKTEDTRRFMSIYRAAEEDLAARFAAERESVQTEMAALKGRLDEAYEENASLETQSSDLRKLVAEANNAQKAEQKRASTMEAHSKRLREELANTKGQLERTRSDLTEVKTELAKMTERAIAAETLAKA